A window of the Loxodonta africana isolate mLoxAfr1 chromosome 3, mLoxAfr1.hap2, whole genome shotgun sequence genome harbors these coding sequences:
- the SH2D5 gene encoding SH2 domain-containing protein 5, with translation MQKAGAGGRRASDCGPAPHRPRCITKFAQYVGSFPVDDLNTQESVWLVQQQLWALKDCPRRRAVILKFSLQGVKIYSGEGEVLLMAHALRRILHSTWCPADCQFAFMARNPRSPASKLFCHLFVGSQPGEVQILHLILCRSFQLAYLLQHPEERAQPDPCLGPAGDVPLKPLPSPGGHPGLLREPFGRDQLSQSVHALVSLRRLPAERPAGSGKELLEVEGRGGTRHARLGNPYCSPTLVRKKAIRSKVIRSGAYRGCTYETQLQLSAREAFPAAWEAWPWGPSGSTCLVESEGSLTENIWAFAGISRQCALTLLRRDVLGAFLLWPEPGTIGQWCLSVRTQCGVVSHQVFRNHLGRYCVEHLPAEFPSLEALVEHHSGTERSLFCSLDMGHLNPGYEEQDCGPEGRPPRILRPLGHAKSEAELQGLG, from the exons ATGCAGAAGGCTGGGGCAGGGGGCCGGAGGGCCTCTGACTGCGGTCCTGCTCCTCATAGGCCCAGGTGCATCACCAAGTTTGCCCAG TATGTGGGCTCCTTCCCTGTGGATGACCTGAACACCCAGGAAAGCGTGTGGCTGGTACAGCAGCAGCTGTGGGCACTGAAG GACTGTCCCAGACGCCGGGCTGTCATCCTGAAATTCAGCCTTCAGGGTGTCAAGATCTACAGCGGAGAGGGCGAG GTGCTCCTGATGGCTCATGCCCTGAGGCGCATACTCCATTCCACCTGGTGCCCAGCCGACTGCCAGTTTGCCTTTATGGCCCGAAACCCCCGGAGCCCGGCCAGCAAGCTCTTCTGCCACCTCTTTGTGGGCAGCCAACCTGGAGAG GTCCAGATCCTGCACCTGATCCTCTGCCGCTCCTTCCAGTTGGCCTACCTCTTGCAGCACCCTGAGGAGCGGGCACAGCCAGACCCCTGCCTGGGGCCTGCAGGGGATGTGCCCCTGAAGCCACTGCCCAGCCCTGGGGGCCACCCTGGCCTACTACGGGAGCCCTTCGGCCGTGATCAGCTTTCACAGAGCGTCCATGCACTGGTGTCCCTCCGGCGGCTGCCAGCAGAAAGGCCGGCAGGCAGTGGG AAGGAGCTGCTAGAGGTGGAAGGCCGTGGGGGCACCCGCCATGCCCGCCTGGGGAATCCCTACTGTTCGCCCACGCTGGTTCGCAAGAAGGCCATTCGCAGCAAAGTGATCCGCTCGGGGGCCTACCGCGGTTGTACCTATGAGACTCAGCTGCAGCTGTCGGCTCGGGAGGCCT TCCCTGCAGCGTGGGAGGCATGGCCGTGGGGTCCCAGCGGCTCCACATGCCTGGTGGAGAGCGAGGGCAGCTTGACAGAGAACATCTGGGCCTTTGCTGGCATCTCCAG GCAGTGTGCCCTCACCCTGCTGCGGAGAGATGTGCTCGGGGCCTTCCTGTTGTGGCCCGAGCCGGGCACAATTGGCCAGTGGTGTCTGTCGGTGCGGACACAGTGCGGCGTGGTATCTCACCAGGTCTTCCGGAACCACCTGGGCCGCTACTGCGTGGAG CATTTGCCAGCAGAGTTCCCCAGCCTGGAGGCCCTGGTAGAGCACCACTCAGGCACAGAGCGCAGCCTCTTCTGCTCCCTGGACATGGGCCACCTGAACCCAGGCTACGAGGAGCAGGACTGTGGGCCTGAGGGCAGGCCACCCCGGATTCTCCGGCCCCTGGGCCATGCCAAGTCTGAGGCAGAGCTGCAGGGCCTGGGCTAG